The Oryzias latipes chromosome 16, ASM223467v1 genome includes a region encoding these proteins:
- the rspo1 gene encoding R-spondin-1 isoform X2: MQLGLVALAMIILSSMGHSDVVKLSKARRQKRVSTEGPPSCPKGCDRCSEYNGCVKCKPKLFIFLERNDIRQVGVCLASCPVGYFGMRNPEGNNRCTLGDATSAALQVSAPPMRPWSVSVSMP; the protein is encoded by the exons ATGCAGCTGGGACTGGTGGCGCTGGCGATGATCATTCTCAGCTCCATGGGTCACAGCGATGTTGTCAAACTCTCCAAGGCGAGAAGGCAGAAACGAG TTAGCACAGAGGGGCCGCCATCTTGCCCCAAAGGCTGTGACCGATGCTCTGAGTACAATGGCTGCGTTAAATGCAAACCCAAGCTCTTTATCTTCTTGGAGCGCAATGACATCCGTCAGGTTGGGGTGTGCCTCGCCTCCTGCCCCGTGGGATACTTTGGCATGAGGAACCCAGAAGGGAATAACCGATGCACAC TGGGCGATGCTACGTCAGCTGCCCTCCAGGTCAGCGCACCGCCAATGAGACCATGGAGTGTGTCG gTCAGCATGCCCTAG
- the rspo1 gene encoding R-spondin-1 isoform X1, with product MQLGLVALAMIILSSMGHSDVVKLSKARRQKRVSTEGPPSCPKGCDRCSEYNGCVKCKPKLFIFLERNDIRQVGVCLASCPVGYFGMRNPEGNNRCTQCKIDNCEACFNRNFCTKCKEGLYSHSGRCYVSCPPGQRTANETMECVGQHALECELGEWSQWSSCMKKNKTCGFKKGSQFRVRVPLQQTYAADSSSTLEETCTSQSERRKCVVPKTPCVKDRKNKGDNTNRRENRRGLGREGKDGSRGGGGKRRRGPSRTTTVPSITTSSVT from the exons ATGCAGCTGGGACTGGTGGCGCTGGCGATGATCATTCTCAGCTCCATGGGTCACAGCGATGTTGTCAAACTCTCCAAGGCGAGAAGGCAGAAACGAG TTAGCACAGAGGGGCCGCCATCTTGCCCCAAAGGCTGTGACCGATGCTCTGAGTACAATGGCTGCGTTAAATGCAAACCCAAGCTCTTTATCTTCTTGGAGCGCAATGACATCCGTCAGGTTGGGGTGTGCCTCGCCTCCTGCCCCGTGGGATACTTTGGCATGAGGAACCCAGAAGGGAATAACCGATGCACAC AATGTAAAATAGACAATTGTGAAGCGTGTTTCAATCgcaatttttgcacaaaatgtaaGGAGGGCTTGTATTCACACAGTGGGCGATGCTACGTCAGCTGCCCTCCAGGTCAGCGCACCGCCAATGAGACCATGGAGTGTGTCG gTCAGCATGCCCTAGAGTGTGAACTGGGAGAGTGGAGCCAGTGGAGTTCATGTATGAAGAAGAACAAAACATGTGGGTTTAAGAAAGGCTCCCAGTTTCGGGTTCGTGTTCCCCTTCAGCAAACGTACGCTGCAGACTCTTCCTCCACTCTTGAAGAGACCTGCACTTCACAATCGGAGAGGAGGAAGTGCGTTGTGCCCAAAACACCGTGTGTGAAAG ACAGAAAGAATAAAGGAGATAATACAAACAGGAGGGAGAACAGGCGTGGACTAGGGCGAGAGGGAAAAGatgggagcagaggaggaggagggaagcGAAGAAGAGGCCCGAGCAGGACAACCACTGTGCCCAGCATCACAACCAGCTCCGTCACCTAA
- the rspo1 gene encoding R-spondin-1 precursor (The RefSeq protein has 2 substitutions compared to this genomic sequence) — MQLGLVALAMIILSSMGHSDVVKLWEARRQKRVSTEGPPSCPKGCDRCSEYNGCVKCKPKLFIFLERNDIRQVGVCLASCPVGYFGMRNPEGNNRCTQCKIDNCEACFNRNFCTKCKEGLYSHSGRCYVSCPPGQRTANETMECVGQHALECELGEWSQWSSCMKKNKTCGFKKGSQFRVRVPLQQTYAADSSSTLEETCTSQSERRKCVVPKTPCVKDRKNKGDNTNRRENRRGLGREGKDGSRGGGGKRRRGPSRTTTVPSITTSSVT; from the exons ATGCAGCTGGGACTGGTGGCGCTGGCGATGATCATTCTCAGCTCCATGGGTCACAGCGATGTTGTCAAACTCTCCAAGGCGAGAAGGCAGAAACGAG TTAGCACAGAGGGGCCGCCATCTTGCCCCAAAGGCTGTGACCGATGCTCTGAGTACAATGGCTGCGTTAAATGCAAACCCAAGCTCTTTATCTTCTTGGAGCGCAATGACATCCGTCAGGTTGGGGTGTGCCTCGCCTCCTGCCCCGTGGGATACTTTGGCATGAGGAACCCAGAAGGGAATAACCGATGCACAC AATGTAAAATAGACAATTGTGAAGCGTGTTTCAATCgcaatttttgcacaaaatgtaaGGAGGGCTTGTATTCACACAGTGGGCGATGCTACGTCAGCTGCCCTCCAGGTCAGCGCACCGCCAATGAGACCATGGAGTGTGTCG gTCAGCATGCCCTAGAGTGTGAACTGGGAGAGTGGAGCCAGTGGAGTTCATGTATGAAGAAGAACAAAACATGTGGGTTTAAGAAAGGCTCCCAGTTTCGGGTTCGTGTTCCCCTTCAGCAAACGTACGCTGCAGACTCTTCCTCCACTCTTGAAGAGACCTGCACTTCACAATCGGAGAGGAGGAAGTGCGTTGTGCCCAAAACACCGTGTGTGAAAG ACAGAAAGAATAAAGGAGATAATACAAACAGGAGGGAGAACAGGCGTGGACTAGGGCGAGAGGGAAAAGatgggagcagaggaggaggagggaagcGAAGAAGAGGCCCGAGCAGGACAACCACTGTGCCCAGCATCACAACCAGCTCCGTCACCTAA